One Plantibacter sp. Leaf314 DNA segment encodes these proteins:
- a CDS encoding carbohydrate ABC transporter permease — protein MSTTAERDTKRTAKPGRGGHRPAAPRPGRRRLRDNLTGWGFVAPAMLIVLGLSIFPAIWAFFLSLQKWDGFSEPEQVGLENYASMIGNDELQAAVVHTVVYTLLFVPASLGLGLFLAVALNRRIRFIGVYRTAIFVPFVASAAATGILTTYLFNPQFGLLNTVFRFLGLPAQGWLEDQGQAMVVITIMSLWGQAAFTTVIYLAALQDIPSELLEAARIDGANAWQSFWRITFPQLGPVTVFVAIWQFIQAIQLFDLVYTTTRGGPLGATQTIVFYLWDAAFKQLQFGYGSAVAYGLFAVTLVATIGVVLYSRRSNVEAF, from the coding sequence ATGTCGACCACCGCGGAACGCGACACGAAGCGCACGGCGAAGCCGGGGCGGGGTGGGCACAGGCCCGCCGCGCCCCGGCCCGGCCGGCGACGCCTCCGCGACAACCTCACCGGCTGGGGCTTCGTCGCCCCGGCGATGCTCATCGTGCTCGGTCTGTCGATCTTCCCCGCGATCTGGGCGTTCTTCCTGTCGCTCCAGAAGTGGGACGGCTTCAGTGAGCCGGAGCAGGTCGGGCTCGAGAACTACGCCAGCATGATCGGCAACGACGAGCTGCAGGCGGCCGTCGTGCACACCGTCGTCTACACGCTCCTGTTCGTCCCGGCGTCGCTCGGCCTCGGGCTCTTCCTCGCCGTCGCCCTCAACCGCCGGATCCGCTTCATCGGGGTCTACCGCACGGCGATCTTCGTCCCGTTCGTCGCGTCGGCCGCGGCCACCGGCATCCTCACCACCTACCTCTTCAACCCGCAGTTCGGCCTCCTCAACACCGTGTTCCGCTTCCTCGGGCTGCCGGCGCAGGGGTGGCTCGAGGACCAGGGGCAGGCGATGGTCGTCATCACGATCATGTCGCTCTGGGGGCAGGCGGCCTTCACGACCGTCATCTATCTGGCGGCACTGCAGGACATCCCCTCCGAGCTCCTCGAAGCCGCCCGGATCGACGGGGCGAACGCCTGGCAGTCGTTCTGGCGCATCACCTTCCCGCAGCTCGGACCGGTCACCGTGTTCGTGGCGATCTGGCAGTTCATCCAGGCGATCCAGCTGTTCGACCTCGTGTACACCACCACCAGGGGCGGCCCGCTCGGCGCCACCCAGACGATCGTGTTCTACCTGTGGGACGCGGCGTTCAAGCAGTTGCAGTTCGGGTACGGCTCCGCCGTGGCCTACGGCCTCTTCGCGGTGACCCTCGTCGCCACGATCGGTGTCGTCCTGTACTCCCGCCGGTCCAACGTGGAGGCATTCTGA
- a CDS encoding ABC transporter substrate-binding protein gives MFPPRSTIHVPASRHARRARRLITATAIVAAGALALSGCAGGSSGATTLDKEAKVKLTFWTGQADAAQQILTGLVDEFEELHPNVTIDVSSGAPSTEDLLQKLSASFAGGNYPDVSYAFGSWASRLEASGRTLDITDQVAEPDVKWDEFSEAARQTVQPTGEKTIGFPAVVDNISLLYNTTVFDAAGVAYPTADWTWDDFREASKQLTDPATNTYGYAYSVSGSEETTWQFWPHLWQNGGSIISDDDKTAEFASDAGVDALAFLRDMAVEDKSVYLDQTDTKFGDLFASDRIGMITSGPWQLSTLQTKGTKYGVTVLPGTDGDHQTVSGPDVWALFDHKDKNREYWAYEFTKWLTDSEQDLKWNVAYGNLPLRSSEIDTPEFQAQVDKLPGLDVMAENGVNAKQARPTVPGYVGLSEAIGKAISAVLQGQGEPKQALEDAAKAADAALADD, from the coding sequence ATGTTCCCACCCCGTTCCACGATCCACGTCCCAGCCTCGCGTCACGCACGCCGAGCACGCCGCCTCATCACCGCGACCGCCATCGTCGCCGCCGGAGCCCTCGCGCTCTCCGGCTGCGCCGGCGGATCCTCCGGTGCGACGACCCTCGACAAGGAGGCGAAGGTCAAGCTCACGTTCTGGACGGGGCAGGCCGACGCCGCCCAGCAGATCCTCACCGGTCTCGTCGACGAGTTCGAGGAGCTGCACCCGAACGTGACCATCGACGTGTCGTCCGGCGCGCCGTCGACGGAGGACCTCCTGCAGAAGCTCTCCGCGAGCTTCGCCGGCGGCAACTACCCGGACGTCTCCTACGCGTTCGGTTCGTGGGCGAGCCGCCTCGAGGCCTCCGGTCGCACCCTCGACATCACCGACCAGGTGGCGGAGCCCGACGTCAAGTGGGACGAGTTCTCCGAGGCCGCACGCCAGACCGTGCAGCCGACGGGCGAGAAGACCATCGGCTTCCCGGCGGTCGTCGACAACATCTCGCTCCTGTACAACACGACGGTGTTCGACGCCGCCGGTGTCGCCTACCCGACGGCCGACTGGACCTGGGACGACTTCCGTGAGGCGTCGAAGCAACTGACCGACCCGGCGACGAACACCTACGGGTATGCGTACTCCGTCTCCGGCAGTGAGGAGACGACCTGGCAGTTCTGGCCGCACCTCTGGCAGAACGGCGGGTCGATCATCTCCGACGACGACAAGACCGCCGAGTTCGCCTCCGACGCCGGGGTCGACGCCCTCGCCTTCCTCCGCGACATGGCGGTCGAGGACAAGAGCGTCTACCTCGACCAGACCGACACGAAGTTCGGCGACCTGTTCGCCAGCGACCGCATCGGCATGATCACCTCCGGCCCGTGGCAGCTCTCCACCCTGCAGACGAAGGGCACGAAGTACGGCGTCACCGTCCTGCCGGGCACCGACGGCGACCACCAGACGGTCTCCGGTCCGGACGTGTGGGCCCTGTTCGACCACAAGGACAAGAACCGCGAGTACTGGGCGTACGAGTTCACGAAGTGGCTCACGGACTCCGAGCAGGACCTCAAGTGGAACGTCGCGTACGGCAACCTGCCGCTGCGGTCGAGCGAGATCGACACCCCGGAGTTCCAGGCGCAGGTGGACAAGCTCCCCGGTCTCGACGTCATGGCCGAGAACGGCGTGAACGCCAAGCAGGCCCGACCGACCGTCCCGGGCTACGTGGGACTCTCCGAGGCGATCGGCAAGGCGATCTCCGCGGTCCTGCAGGGGCAGGGCGAGCCGAAGCAGGCGTTGGAGGATGCCGCGAAGGCCGCCGACGCCGCCCTGGCGGACGACTGA
- a CDS encoding alpha-glucosidase/alpha-galactosidase, giving the protein MTRVTFIGAGSVVFTRQLIADLLRYRELAGLEIVLHDINAERLAVAEGTARQVDERLAGRATITAESDRRRALAGADFVINMVQVGGIAATYSDLEIPAARGLLQTIGDTTGVGGVFRALRTFPLLSALTADMREICPDAHLLNYTNPMAMNIWWASVVAPDISAIGLCHSVFWTVNDLCELVGVPIEGTTYRAAGVNHQSWLLEWTHDGRDLYPLLRERIRNDPELSRRVRVEMFRRIGFYPTETSEHSSEYLSWFLRSPEQVARYRLQPLEYLGISEENVAEFEATKAALASGTPLTLEEEASEYAPQLIHSLVTDTPRLIHGNVVNRGLIDNLPQGAVVEVPVQVDANGIAPQAMGALPVQCAALNRPYVSVAELTIEAARTGNPTLIRQAVLMDPNASSTLTPEQIWELCNDLVAAHGDLLPEPLREIIPADRI; this is encoded by the coding sequence ATGACACGAGTGACTTTCATCGGAGCAGGCAGCGTCGTCTTCACCCGCCAGCTCATCGCCGACCTGCTGCGGTACCGCGAGCTCGCAGGGCTCGAGATCGTGCTGCACGACATCAACGCGGAACGCCTCGCCGTGGCGGAGGGCACCGCCCGTCAGGTGGACGAGCGTCTCGCCGGTCGTGCCACGATCACCGCCGAATCCGACCGCCGCCGGGCACTCGCCGGCGCCGACTTCGTGATCAACATGGTCCAGGTCGGCGGGATCGCCGCGACCTACTCCGACCTCGAGATCCCGGCCGCGCGCGGCCTCCTGCAGACCATCGGCGACACCACCGGCGTCGGCGGCGTCTTCCGAGCCCTCCGCACCTTCCCGCTGCTCTCGGCGCTGACCGCCGACATGCGGGAGATCTGCCCCGACGCCCACCTGCTCAACTACACCAACCCGATGGCCATGAACATCTGGTGGGCGTCGGTCGTCGCCCCCGACATCAGCGCGATCGGCCTCTGCCACAGCGTCTTCTGGACGGTGAACGACCTCTGCGAGCTCGTCGGCGTCCCGATCGAGGGCACGACGTACCGCGCCGCCGGCGTCAACCACCAGTCCTGGTTGCTCGAGTGGACGCACGACGGCCGCGACCTCTATCCGCTGCTGCGTGAGCGCATCCGGAACGACCCCGAGCTCAGCCGGCGCGTGCGCGTCGAGATGTTCCGACGCATCGGCTTCTACCCGACGGAGACGAGCGAGCACTCCTCCGAGTACCTGTCGTGGTTCCTCCGCTCCCCCGAGCAGGTCGCGCGCTACCGGCTCCAGCCGCTCGAGTACCTCGGCATCAGCGAGGAGAACGTCGCCGAGTTCGAGGCGACGAAGGCGGCACTCGCGTCCGGCACCCCGCTGACGCTCGAGGAGGAGGCCAGCGAGTACGCCCCGCAGCTCATCCACTCGCTCGTGACGGACACCCCGCGCCTCATCCACGGCAACGTCGTCAACCGCGGCCTCATCGACAACCTGCCGCAGGGCGCGGTCGTCGAGGTGCCCGTGCAGGTCGACGCGAACGGGATCGCCCCGCAGGCGATGGGCGCGCTGCCCGTGCAGTGTGCCGCGCTCAACCGCCCCTACGTCTCGGTGGCCGAACTCACGATCGAGGCCGCCCGCACCGGGAACCCGACACTCATCCGTCAGGCGGTGCTCATGGACCCGAACGCCTCCTCGACCCTCACGCCGGAGCAGATCTGGGAGCTGTGCAACGACCTCGTCGCCGCGCACGGCGACCTCCTGCCGGAGCCGCTGCGGGAGATCATCCCCGCCGACCGCATCTGA
- a CDS encoding DeoR/GlpR family DNA-binding transcription regulator has translation MQGPTAAELSQRAPSGKRSQRMRDILAQLAAADAVVSIDELTTRLAVSAPTIRRDLADLDDLGLVLRTHGGARAIDARDEVPVRFRDTQFREAKRRIARRVADMIPAGPYAIALSGGTTTAAVAKELSNRSELTIVTNSLTTATEIASRPNLQVIMTGGLVRSSSFEAVGALAENTFSAINVGTAILGTDGISASGGATTHDEREARTNLAMVTHAQRVIVVADGSKVGRVTLARMADLGQIHDLVTDASADPVELERLAAADIAVHVVAL, from the coding sequence ATGCAGGGACCCACCGCGGCGGAGTTGTCGCAGCGTGCGCCGTCGGGGAAGCGCAGTCAGCGGATGCGCGACATCCTCGCGCAGCTGGCCGCCGCCGACGCAGTGGTCTCGATCGACGAGCTGACGACCCGGCTCGCGGTCTCCGCGCCGACGATCCGACGCGACCTCGCCGACCTCGACGACCTCGGCCTCGTGCTCCGCACCCACGGTGGTGCCCGGGCGATCGACGCGCGCGACGAGGTGCCGGTCCGGTTCCGCGACACCCAGTTCCGGGAGGCGAAGCGTCGTATCGCCAGGCGGGTCGCCGACATGATCCCCGCCGGCCCCTACGCCATCGCGCTGAGCGGCGGGACGACGACGGCGGCCGTCGCCAAGGAGCTCAGCAACCGCTCGGAGCTCACGATCGTGACGAACTCGCTGACGACGGCGACGGAGATCGCGTCGAGGCCGAACCTGCAGGTCATCATGACCGGCGGCCTGGTGCGCTCCTCGTCGTTCGAGGCCGTCGGGGCGCTCGCCGAGAACACCTTCAGCGCGATCAACGTGGGGACCGCGATCCTCGGAACCGACGGCATCAGTGCGTCCGGTGGGGCGACGACCCACGACGAGCGTGAGGCGCGGACGAACCTCGCGATGGTGACGCACGCGCAGCGGGTGATCGTCGTCGCCGACGGCTCGAAGGTGGGGCGCGTCACGCTCGCGCGTATGGCGGACCTCGGGCAGATCCACGACCTGGTGACGGACGCCTCGGCCGATCCTGTCGAACTCGAGCGTCTGGCCGCGGCTGACATCGCGGTGCACGTCGTCGCCCTCTGA
- a CDS encoding GntR family transcriptional regulator: MLFRIDPTSTTSLAEQIAVQVRSGIASGDLGPGERLPPARDLARALQINMHTVLRAYGELRDAGLIGMRQGRGAWVREDAVPGLVRVEELVTQLVAEARKLGISPQDLNRMIERA, translated from the coding sequence ATGTTGTTCCGCATCGATCCGACCTCGACGACCTCCCTCGCCGAGCAGATCGCTGTGCAGGTGCGGTCGGGGATCGCCTCGGGCGACCTCGGTCCGGGGGAGCGGCTGCCGCCCGCTCGCGACCTCGCCCGGGCGCTGCAGATCAACATGCACACGGTCCTCCGCGCCTACGGAGAGCTCCGCGACGCCGGACTCATCGGCATGCGACAGGGGCGAGGCGCATGGGTGCGGGAGGACGCCGTCCCCGGACTCGTGCGGGTCGAGGAGCTCGTCACGCAACTGGTCGCCGAGGCCCGCAAGCTCGGCATTTCGCCTCAGGACCTCAACCGGATGATCGAACGCGCCTGA
- a CDS encoding aldo/keto reductase, translating to MSEAPLATGPSTTALPTTTIGTGGDAAEVGAIGYGAMSIAGTYGAIADADVTAVLDATLAGGANLIDTANVYGDGRSEELLGRYLAGRRDEVFLASKVGIVTGGGIGKRGVRGDRAHLHEQVDRSLARLGTDRLDLYYQHRVDPNIPIEETVGALAELVTAGKVLRIGLSEATGDELRRAHAVHPIAAIQSEWSIVSRDIETYVVPAAAELGVTVVAFSPLSRGLFTEDFTAETVPLGGTRGNFPRFQPEHLAANLELAARFRTLARRLGTTAEALALAWVHDRGQQLGARVVSIPGTRSVAHLRANLAAFDVELTDEIRAEIDTYAEQVSGPRSADSNWVSGGREGLL from the coding sequence ATGAGCGAAGCACCCCTGGCGACCGGACCGTCGACGACCGCACTGCCCACCACGACCATCGGGACGGGCGGTGACGCCGCCGAGGTCGGCGCCATCGGCTACGGTGCGATGTCGATCGCGGGCACCTACGGCGCGATCGCCGACGCCGACGTCACCGCGGTCCTCGATGCGACCCTGGCGGGTGGAGCGAACCTCATCGACACCGCGAACGTCTACGGCGACGGCCGGAGCGAGGAACTCCTCGGCCGATACCTGGCCGGGCGTCGCGACGAGGTGTTCCTCGCCTCCAAGGTCGGCATCGTCACGGGCGGGGGCATCGGCAAGCGTGGTGTCCGCGGCGATCGCGCCCACCTCCACGAACAGGTCGACCGCTCGCTCGCCCGACTCGGCACCGACCGCCTCGACCTCTACTACCAGCACCGGGTCGACCCGAACATCCCCATCGAGGAGACCGTGGGGGCGCTCGCCGAACTCGTGACGGCCGGCAAGGTGCTCCGCATCGGCCTGTCGGAGGCGACCGGTGACGAACTGCGTCGCGCCCACGCCGTCCACCCGATCGCCGCGATCCAGTCGGAGTGGAGCATCGTGAGTCGCGACATCGAGACCTACGTGGTGCCGGCGGCCGCCGAGCTGGGCGTCACGGTCGTCGCCTTCTCGCCGCTGTCGCGCGGGCTGTTCACGGAGGACTTCACGGCCGAGACGGTCCCGCTCGGCGGGACGCGCGGCAACTTCCCGCGCTTCCAGCCGGAGCACCTCGCGGCGAACCTCGAGCTCGCCGCCCGGTTCCGGACCCTCGCCCGGCGCCTGGGGACGACGGCCGAGGCGCTCGCGCTCGCGTGGGTGCACGACCGAGGGCAGCAGCTCGGCGCACGCGTCGTCTCCATCCCCGGCACCCGCAGCGTCGCCCACCTCCGCGCGAACCTCGCGGCGTTCGACGTCGAACTGACCGATGAGATCCGTGCCGAGATCGACACCTACGCCGAGCAGGTCAGCGGCCCCCGTTCCGCCGATTCGAACTGGGTGTCGGGCGGTCGCGAGGGACTCCTCTGA